A stretch of the Diadema setosum chromosome 16, eeDiaSeto1, whole genome shotgun sequence genome encodes the following:
- the LOC140239398 gene encoding small ribosomal subunit protein bS1m-like, whose translation MAASNVPMASRQVCRRLLFCRSSLAIFSPKCQLSDDTKAQDNDNEAVVSSSSGETPESSSVTGPRLGGFAKAFARHAQVDTGKDSADTPDTDPLEDEVPFAELFRNSSHVHIGAIQNQIVLGKIFHIVEDDLYIDFGGKFHCVCTRPQENAEKYHRGAKVRLRLKDLELTDHFVGATRDLTLLEADAELLGLAKQK comes from the exons ATGGCCGCCTCCAACGTGCCTATGGCGTCTCGTCAAGTCTGTAGGAGATTGTTGTTTTGTCGCTCTTCTTTGGCTATCTTTTCACCAAAGTGTCAGCTGAGTGATGATACGAAAGCGCAAGACAATGATAATGAGGCAGTTGTAAGTTCATCTTCAGGTGAAACTCCGGAATCTTCGTCGGTGACAGGACCGCGGCTGGGTGGATTCGCCAAAGCGTTCGCCCGGCACGCGCAAGTTGACACCGGGAAAGATTCGGCAGACACGCCGGACACCGATCCGCTGGAAGACGAGGTTCCGTTCGCGGAGTTGTTCCGCAACTCTTCCCACGTACACATCGgtgctatacagaatcagatCGTCTTGGGGAAAATTTTTCACATTGTCGAGGATGATTTGTATATAGACTTTGGAGGAAAATTCCACTGTGTGTGCACAAGACCCCAGGAAAATGCTGA GAAGTACCACCGTGGGGCCAAGGTTCGTCTGCGGTTAAAGGACCTAGAACTGACCGATCACTTTGTGGGTGCAACGCGGGACCTGACCCTTCTGGAGGCAGACGCAGAGCTCTTGGGGCTAGCTAAGCAGAAATGA